One window of Dehalobacterium formicoaceticum genomic DNA carries:
- a CDS encoding alpha/beta hydrolase, which yields MPQTGNYIFELSDKVIRKSVSYRNRYGITISADLYIEKDFDEHKKYPAVIIGAPYGGVKEQGPGIYAQNMAERGFAALSFDPSFNGYSGGHPRHVSSPDFFVEDFSAAVDYIGTQVFVDRSKIGAIGICGSGGFALSAAQVDRRIKAVATISMYDMSRVNSDGMTDEERNARLDDLNEQRYIDFEADFPVLSQRGAPIGFDAATDPIGIEFGEFYSTPRGYHPNSITQFTATSSMSFMNFPLLTYIKTISPRPILFIVGENAHSRFFSEDALKEALEPKELYIVPNANHVDLYDKTDLIPFDKLETFFTTA from the coding sequence ATGCCACAAACAGGTAATTACATTTTCGAATTAAGCGACAAGGTCATAAGGAAATCCGTTTCTTATAGGAACCGATATGGAATTACGATATCTGCTGATTTGTATATCGAAAAAGATTTTGATGAGCATAAAAAATACCCGGCAGTTATCATTGGTGCCCCATATGGCGGAGTAAAGGAACAAGGCCCTGGCATCTACGCACAGAACATGGCAGAGCGTGGATTTGCTGCTCTTAGCTTTGATCCGTCATTTAATGGATACAGCGGCGGACATCCAAGACATGTCTCATCACCGGATTTTTTCGTGGAAGATTTTAGTGCGGCGGTGGACTATATTGGTACTCAGGTTTTTGTGGACAGAAGTAAAATAGGAGCGATCGGTATATGCGGCAGTGGCGGATTTGCCCTGAGTGCAGCCCAGGTAGACAGACGTATTAAAGCGGTTGCTACAATCAGTATGTATGATATGTCACGTGTTAATTCAGATGGGATGACAGATGAGGAAAGAAATGCAAGACTGGATGATTTAAATGAGCAAAGATATATAGACTTTGAAGCAGATTTCCCGGTGCTTTCCCAGAGAGGGGCGCCAATTGGTTTTGATGCTGCAACAGATCCAATTGGCATAGAATTTGGAGAGTTTTATTCCACACCACGTGGTTATCATCCCAATTCTATTACACAGTTTACTGCAACAAGTAGTATGTCTTTTATGAACTTCCCCCTTTTGACCTATATTAAGACAATTTCTCCCCGTCCAATCTTATTTATAGTAGGGGAAAATGCCCATTCGCGTTTTTTCAGTGAAGATGCACTTAAGGAAGCGTTAGAGCCGAAGGAACTTTATATTGTTCCAAATGCCAATCATGTGGATTTATATGATAAGACAGATTTAATTCCATTTGATAAGCTTGAAACCTTCTTTACGACAGCATAA
- a CDS encoding pyridoxamine 5'-phosphate oxidase family protein, with protein MMSMNDNVVNLLKEQMWYLATYSDEPNAVPVAFKDVTEDGKLIVGDVFLETTLNNIKANGKIAVSACNPTTMEGYQIKGTAEYITEGAIVDSYKKLVSDMFNGAATAKGALIITPKKVIVTTPNADNKKEL; from the coding sequence ATGATGAGCATGAATGACAATGTAGTAAATCTTTTGAAGGAACAAATGTGGTATTTGGCAACTTATTCTGATGAACCAAATGCAGTTCCTGTTGCATTCAAAGATGTGACCGAAGACGGAAAGTTAATCGTCGGAGATGTATTCCTGGAAACCACATTAAATAACATCAAGGCTAACGGAAAAATCGCTGTATCTGCCTGCAATCCAACGACCATGGAAGGTTATCAGATTAAAGGGACTGCTGAATATATTACCGAGGGTGCTATTGTTGATTCCTACAAAAAGCTTGTATCGGATATGTTTAACGGTGCTGCTACGGCTAAAGGAGCACTGATTATTACTCCAAAAAAGGTTATTGTAACTACTCCTAATGCTGACAACAAAAAAGAACTTTAA
- a CDS encoding dihydrofolate reductase family protein, whose protein sequence is MKMNRPYIFCHMMTSVDGKIMGSYMGTTEGNKASGVFYNIAFGKNPYYKHQGWLSGRVTTDDNFTNYRKPELDENAPTVPEGDFIAERHTDKYYVSVDPYGKLGWESNILTYIDTTADVLEVLTGKASNAYKAFLRKLGISYIIAGEESLDYTVAMEKVKTLFGIETLMLGGGGVLNWSFMQAGMCDELSLVIAPVADGSSETPALFETRGGLAADHPIGFTLESAEVKDGGSVWLRYTMKK, encoded by the coding sequence ATGAAAATGAACAGACCGTATATATTTTGCCATATGATGACTTCGGTTGATGGAAAGATTATGGGTTCTTATATGGGAACCACAGAGGGAAATAAAGCTAGCGGTGTATTTTATAATATTGCCTTTGGCAAAAATCCTTATTACAAACATCAAGGTTGGCTATCCGGTCGGGTGACTACTGATGATAACTTCACAAATTATCGTAAGCCTGAGTTAGATGAAAATGCCCCAACTGTCCCGGAAGGGGATTTTATTGCAGAACGCCATACCGACAAGTACTATGTTTCGGTAGACCCTTACGGTAAGCTTGGTTGGGAAAGTAATATACTAACCTATATTGATACCACCGCAGATGTATTGGAGGTACTTACAGGAAAAGCAAGCAACGCTTACAAAGCTTTTCTCAGAAAGTTAGGCATTTCCTACATTATTGCCGGTGAGGAGTCTTTGGACTATACAGTTGCTATGGAGAAAGTTAAGACACTATTCGGCATTGAAACCTTGATGCTAGGCGGCGGCGGTGTCCTCAACTGGTCATTTATGCAGGCCGGTATGTGCGATGAGCTGAGTCTTGTAATTGCCCCGGTTGCTGACGGTTCCTCGGAAACTCCTGCATTGTTTGAAACACGGGGTGGTTTAGCTGCTGATCATCCTATCGGGTTTACATTAGAAAGTGCTGAAGTCAAGGATGGGGGCAGTGTGTGGCTACGCTATACAATGAAGAAATAG
- a CDS encoding MerR family transcriptional regulator has protein sequence MLYTVGEMAKKLNVAPSTLRYYDKEGLLPFVERSGGGIRMFKDEDFEWLSTIECLKKAGMSIKDIKFFIDWCIEGDSTIEQRLTLIDKQHESVLNQIKQMQETLNMLEYKHWYYETARKAGTCAVHAAMEEKDIPKEFRSAREKSKGLTNTKK, from the coding sequence ATGCTATATACAGTCGGGGAAATGGCAAAAAAATTAAATGTTGCACCTTCCACATTGCGATATTATGATAAAGAAGGTTTGCTACCTTTTGTAGAACGTTCCGGTGGCGGCATTCGAATGTTTAAAGATGAGGATTTTGAATGGTTATCTACGATCGAATGCCTAAAAAAAGCGGGAATGTCAATCAAGGATATTAAATTCTTTATAGATTGGTGTATTGAGGGGGATTCCACTATCGAGCAGCGACTAACGTTGATTGATAAGCAGCATGAATCTGTCCTTAATCAAATTAAGCAAATGCAGGAAACTCTCAATATGTTGGAATACAAGCACTGGTATTATGAAACCGCTAGGAAAGCCGGCACTTGTGCGGTACATGCAGCAATGGAAGAAAAGGATATTCCTAAAGAGTTTCGGAGCGCCAGAGAAAAATCAAAAGGATTGACAAATACTAAAAAATAA
- a CDS encoding carboxymuconolactone decarboxylase family protein, translating into MKKVTAGRDILGDFAPKFAELNDDVLFGQVWSREEQLSPRDRSLITVSALMASGILDSSLKGHIQRAKDNGVTKEEMIEILTHLAFYAGWPKAWAAFYMAKEIYD; encoded by the coding sequence ATGAAAAAAGTTACAGCAGGGAGAGATATATTAGGTGATTTTGCTCCTAAATTTGCTGAGTTAAACGATGATGTTCTATTTGGTCAGGTATGGTCCAGAGAAGAACAGCTTTCGCCGAGAGACCGCAGCCTCATTACTGTTTCTGCATTAATGGCAAGTGGAATTTTGGATAGTTCTTTGAAAGGGCATATTCAAAGGGCTAAAGATAATGGTGTTACTAAAGAAGAAATGATTGAGATTTTGACACATCTTGCTTTTTATGCCGGCTGGCCAAAAGCATGGGCAGCATTTTATATGGCAAAAGAAATTTATGATTGA